A portion of the Candidatus Eisenbacteria bacterium genome contains these proteins:
- a CDS encoding DEAD/DEAH box helicase, translating to MRFGTMRLVPTKLGSPHADSIAHELLDSFHRELTRFRQGIQDRGRRYHRAGRVGPLAIEPGRVLAAVQGERLYRTSWTVHQSGWTPACSCPVAPRCKHAYALGLSLMNGLIDEDLLGLDAIDRLFSVIDDRGGADAAIPARPPTRALSSRAPKSKRIEASAPPVPAEPPPSASLAELRRAFGRTNRAQVLSRMLFEAGISGVDPSHPAFIPGFDERDPELQAWLLARELLRWTLGELPPALEPFRERPDLADRQSRSQLPVLDEALRNWASRRAARAERSLRVVMSLGVTARGDIQFSIQAQQNSPRLRNDPRTLDQLRTLQSEARRRSELLTREHAELLDALIAMNDVSGGAWYSRGRSASPRGALADFLLQVMPSSAVVWSDAITESVATRCEIVPGESVRFEPTPVRIVPSFELDRDQAVIRLEVQWPDGRRRKLTEVLHFAERGHESEPPLGVVLSGGILHPVSDSPPAEVINVLRGETPLRLDRKLGEPLIRALADAIPTARQAVQTLTQRHRAQPTVLMRLDPDDWLQLRLLAHGGEAVWTPGSPSDLSTPSFEYTPTGRWERAPSTPSERRSLAATALPIESLPVEALPHPTDGEAPTLESLATGSESAGARPVDEPWFHEPDEKCVEPAMRWLESLGAKPGSAAAPRGRGPAAPDPHLGWWVRLGSRTVPALEEAWRSRPRDIRWYGNSAIDRLLGGHRSLTPRVHAHRHGVDLLSVSAEWEAEGLRVTDEDFAALRSSALPWVKLSGGWTRRETLDVNDRVSEVLADLGVELGAGEQQLSVWQLAQAREETLAALEEMGADAEAIAAVRALRERVAAFEGLPTCELPPGFQGELRPYQRRGLDFLAFASSLGLGTVLADDMGLGKTIQALAWVLHLRAAGTPAAPTLVVCPASVLHNWEREAARFAPDLRVLLMTRGTDRKGRFHELANYDLVITNYALLRRDIESWRTIPLLAGILDEAQHVKNPDSDIARAVKQLQATHRLALTGTPIENRALDLWSIVSFANPGYLGTRAEFSRRFDRADAPPHARRLLAAKLRPMLLRRLKKEVAPELPERIEELRSCEMLPAQRKYYLAELARARREVMSLADEGGVKQHKIQILAALTRLRQICCHPQLAGATRSVGSGKFEALFELLEPLLAEGHKVLLFSQFVKALELVRAEMRTHRIPHHLLTGSTTDRGRVVGAFENDRAPCVFLISLRAGGTGLNLTAASYVVLLDPWWNPAVEAQAIDRTHRIGQDRTVIAYRLLMQGTIEEKIWELQQRKAELASSLLGEDGFARRLDRESLEYLFAEE from the coding sequence ATGCGTTTCGGCACCATGCGACTCGTGCCCACCAAGCTTGGTTCACCCCATGCGGACTCAATCGCACACGAACTTCTCGACTCGTTTCATCGCGAGCTGACTCGCTTTCGGCAGGGCATCCAGGACCGCGGGCGGCGCTACCATCGCGCGGGTCGTGTGGGGCCACTCGCGATCGAACCCGGGCGCGTGCTGGCCGCGGTTCAAGGCGAGCGGCTCTACCGCACGAGCTGGACCGTCCATCAGTCCGGCTGGACTCCCGCGTGCTCATGCCCGGTCGCACCACGCTGCAAGCATGCCTACGCGCTCGGCCTGAGTCTCATGAATGGTTTGATCGACGAGGACCTGCTCGGGCTGGACGCAATCGACCGGCTGTTCTCGGTGATCGACGACCGCGGCGGGGCGGATGCCGCGATTCCGGCTCGACCACCCACCCGCGCGCTCTCGTCGCGCGCGCCGAAGTCGAAGCGCATCGAAGCTTCTGCTCCGCCCGTACCCGCCGAGCCACCGCCTTCCGCGTCGCTCGCCGAGCTTCGACGCGCGTTCGGCCGCACAAATCGAGCGCAGGTGTTGTCACGCATGCTCTTCGAGGCCGGAATCTCCGGCGTGGATCCGTCGCATCCGGCATTCATTCCCGGTTTCGACGAGCGCGATCCCGAGCTGCAAGCCTGGTTGCTGGCGCGCGAACTCCTGAGATGGACACTCGGCGAGCTGCCACCGGCGCTCGAACCATTTCGTGAGCGGCCGGACCTCGCGGATCGTCAGTCGAGATCGCAGCTACCCGTGCTCGACGAAGCACTGCGGAACTGGGCGAGTCGGCGTGCTGCTCGAGCAGAGCGTAGTCTTCGAGTCGTCATGAGCCTCGGCGTCACGGCTCGCGGCGACATCCAGTTCTCGATTCAAGCACAGCAGAATTCGCCCCGCCTCCGCAACGATCCGCGCACACTGGATCAACTCCGCACGTTGCAATCGGAGGCTCGTCGCCGCTCTGAACTCCTCACGCGGGAGCACGCGGAGTTACTCGACGCGTTGATCGCGATGAACGACGTGTCGGGCGGTGCCTGGTACTCGCGAGGCCGGTCGGCCTCTCCGCGCGGGGCGCTCGCGGACTTCCTGTTGCAAGTCATGCCGTCTTCGGCTGTCGTCTGGAGCGACGCGATCACGGAGTCGGTGGCGACGCGGTGCGAGATCGTGCCGGGTGAGTCGGTGCGCTTCGAACCGACCCCGGTGCGTATCGTGCCGAGCTTCGAGCTCGACCGGGATCAAGCAGTGATACGGCTCGAGGTGCAGTGGCCCGACGGGCGCCGACGAAAGCTAACGGAGGTCTTGCACTTCGCCGAACGTGGTCATGAGTCGGAGCCACCGCTGGGAGTGGTGCTCTCCGGCGGGATCTTGCATCCGGTGTCGGACTCGCCTCCCGCCGAGGTGATCAACGTGTTGCGAGGCGAAACTCCGTTGCGACTCGATCGCAAGCTCGGCGAGCCTCTGATCCGAGCACTCGCGGACGCGATTCCCACCGCCCGTCAGGCCGTCCAGACGCTCACGCAGCGCCACCGCGCTCAGCCCACGGTGCTCATGCGACTCGATCCGGACGACTGGCTGCAGCTCCGATTACTGGCGCACGGCGGCGAAGCGGTGTGGACGCCCGGTTCGCCCTCAGATCTCTCGACTCCGTCGTTCGAGTACACGCCGACCGGGCGGTGGGAGCGGGCACCGAGCACCCCGAGCGAGCGACGCTCGCTCGCAGCCACGGCATTGCCGATCGAATCGCTGCCCGTCGAGGCATTGCCTCACCCAACGGATGGCGAAGCGCCCACGCTCGAGTCATTGGCAACCGGTTCCGAGTCTGCGGGTGCCCGGCCGGTTGACGAGCCATGGTTTCATGAGCCGGATGAGAAGTGCGTGGAGCCCGCGATGCGATGGCTCGAATCGCTCGGAGCAAAGCCCGGGTCGGCTGCGGCACCGCGTGGGCGCGGGCCGGCGGCGCCCGATCCGCACCTCGGTTGGTGGGTGCGACTCGGCTCCCGAACGGTTCCAGCGCTTGAGGAGGCATGGCGAAGTCGTCCTCGCGACATTCGCTGGTACGGCAACTCCGCGATCGACCGACTCCTCGGCGGCCATCGCTCGTTGACGCCGCGGGTTCATGCGCATCGACATGGCGTCGACTTGCTCTCCGTCTCCGCCGAGTGGGAAGCCGAAGGATTGCGCGTCACGGATGAGGATTTTGCGGCGCTTCGCTCGTCGGCGCTTCCGTGGGTCAAGCTGAGCGGCGGGTGGACGCGGCGGGAGACCCTCGATGTGAACGATCGCGTCAGTGAGGTTCTCGCAGATCTCGGCGTCGAGCTGGGGGCGGGCGAGCAACAGCTCTCGGTGTGGCAACTCGCGCAGGCGCGCGAAGAGACGCTGGCGGCGTTGGAGGAGATGGGCGCCGATGCCGAGGCGATCGCCGCGGTTCGTGCTCTACGTGAACGTGTGGCGGCGTTCGAGGGGTTGCCGACGTGTGAGTTGCCGCCGGGCTTCCAGGGGGAGCTGCGTCCCTACCAGCGCCGTGGGCTCGACTTCCTGGCGTTCGCATCGTCGCTTGGGCTCGGCACTGTGCTCGCGGACGACATGGGACTTGGCAAGACGATTCAGGCGCTCGCCTGGGTGCTTCACTTGCGGGCAGCCGGCACGCCCGCTGCGCCAACGCTGGTCGTGTGTCCGGCATCGGTCCTGCACAACTGGGAGCGCGAGGCCGCGCGATTTGCTCCCGACCTTCGAGTCTTGCTGATGACCCGCGGTACTGACCGCAAAGGACGATTTCACGAGCTTGCGAACTACGACCTGGTCATCACCAACTATGCGCTGCTGCGGCGCGACATCGAATCCTGGCGGACGATTCCGCTGCTCGCAGGGATTCTCGACGAAGCGCAGCACGTGAAGAACCCCGACTCTGACATCGCGCGAGCGGTGAAGCAGCTTCAGGCCACGCATCGGCTGGCGCTCACGGGCACGCCGATCGAGAACCGCGCGCTCGACCTGTGGAGCATCGTGTCGTTCGCGAATCCCGGCTACCTTGGGACCCGCGCGGAGTTCTCGCGTCGCTTTGATCGCGCCGACGCGCCGCCCCATGCGCGTCGCCTGCTGGCCGCCAAGCTTCGGCCCATGCTGCTGCGCCGACTCAAGAAGGAAGTCGCGCCGGAATTGCCGGAGCGCATCGAGGAGCTTCGGAGCTGCGAGATGTTGCCCGCCCAGCGGAAGTACTACCTGGCCGAGCTGGCTCGCGCGCGGCGCGAGGTCATGTCGCTGGCGGATGAGGGGGGAGTCAAGCAGCACAAGATTCAGATTCTCGCAGCGCTTACGCGGCTCCGGCAGATCTGCTGCCACCCGCAACTCGCAGGGGCCACGCGCTCGGTCGGCTCCGGCAAGTTCGAGGCGCTCTTCGAACTCCTGGAGCCGCTGCTCGCCGAGGGACACAAAGTGCTGCTGTTCTCCCAGTTTGTAAAGGCTCTCGAGCTGGTGCGTGCGGAGATGCGCACGCACCGCATTCCGCACCACCTGCTCACCGGAAGTACGACTGATCGCGGGCGCGTCGTGGGTGCGTTCGAGAACGACCGGGCGCCGTGCGTGTTTCTGATCTCACTGCGGGCAGGAGGGACCGGGCTAAACCTGACCGCCGCGTCCTACGTAGTGCTGTTGGACCCGTGGTGGAATCCGGCAGTCGAAGCGCAGGCCATCGATCGCACGCATCGGATCGGCCAGGATCGCACCGTCATCGCCTATCGGTTGCTCATGCAAGGAACGATCGAGGAGAAAATCTGGGAGCTGCAACAGCGCAAGGCCGAACTCGCGAGCAGTCTGCTCGGCGAAGACGGCTTTGCGCGCAGACTGGACCGGGAATCGCTGGAGTATCTGTTTGCGGAAGAGTAG
- a CDS encoding T9SS type A sorting domain-containing protein — protein sequence MRIDLAMAGAGPAELEVFGVDGRRVRTFFVSPGAAGERSVSWDGRDADGRDAPAGIYFVRLVAGGTAAMRRVVKLR from the coding sequence GTGCGGATCGATCTCGCGATGGCGGGGGCGGGGCCTGCGGAGCTCGAGGTGTTCGGCGTCGACGGGCGAAGGGTGCGGACGTTCTTCGTTTCGCCGGGTGCGGCTGGCGAGCGCTCGGTGTCATGGGACGGGCGCGATGCTGATGGGCGCGATGCGCCTGCCGGGATCTACTTCGTGCGACTGGTGGCGGGCGGGACTGCGGCAATGCGGCGGGTGGTGAAGTTGCGGTGA
- a CDS encoding TM0106 family RecB-like putative nuclease: MDDDRRSNAEGIAGRKQRLSDMQHRITASLLYNLVLCPHRVERDMFSDPIEKDPPNAFVELLWERGSAFESSVVEALRPEPLNLRAGNDEARVRATLTAMREGVPLIIGGRLESDDLLGEPDLLRREGDRYIAGDIKSGRGLEGGDEGDGGRLKLHYAVQLGLYTDLLERLGWSVARRAFVWDVESREVSYDFELQQSPKTPGTWWDAYQSHLELARGIANGVEKTTPALCGDCKMCHWMSACSRKAEEVGDLSLIPEVGRSRRDRLGRRFPNIRAFAAADLTAIAAAESEVLKGIGVGQALRWQARARLQLDPAAHPYSVTELELPFGETILYFDVETDPMLDFCYLHGFWVVDVAGKRFVEFHAADATRAEERSAFASAVDFVRSLPTAPIVHYAPYERVTWRGLGERYPDVATADEAQALLSTPRAFDLYHGAIRPHTIWPTRDYSIKSVAKHLGFSWRDRHPSGAASIEWFQAWLKSGDPAELQRILDYNEDDCRAMEVVLDALRKLPVKTH; the protein is encoded by the coding sequence ATGGATGACGACCGACGGTCGAACGCTGAAGGAATTGCGGGAAGGAAGCAGCGACTGAGCGACATGCAGCATCGAATCACGGCCTCGTTGCTCTACAACCTGGTCCTCTGCCCTCATCGGGTTGAACGCGACATGTTCTCGGACCCCATCGAGAAGGATCCGCCGAACGCATTCGTCGAATTGCTCTGGGAGCGCGGCAGCGCCTTTGAGTCATCAGTAGTCGAGGCGCTTCGTCCTGAGCCGCTGAACCTGCGAGCTGGCAATGACGAGGCTCGGGTTCGCGCGACGCTCACGGCCATGCGCGAAGGCGTGCCTCTCATCATCGGCGGGCGGCTGGAGTCAGACGACCTCTTGGGCGAACCAGATCTGCTTCGTCGAGAGGGCGATCGCTACATCGCGGGCGACATCAAGAGCGGGCGGGGCTTGGAGGGCGGTGATGAGGGCGATGGAGGCCGGCTCAAGCTTCACTACGCCGTTCAGCTTGGGCTCTACACCGACCTCCTGGAACGGCTGGGCTGGTCCGTTGCACGGCGGGCATTCGTTTGGGACGTCGAGTCACGCGAAGTCTCGTACGACTTCGAGCTGCAGCAGAGCCCGAAGACTCCGGGGACATGGTGGGACGCGTACCAGAGTCATCTCGAGCTCGCTCGCGGAATTGCCAATGGAGTCGAGAAGACGACCCCGGCACTTTGTGGCGACTGCAAGATGTGTCACTGGATGTCCGCTTGTTCTCGTAAGGCCGAGGAAGTGGGCGATCTTTCGCTCATTCCTGAAGTCGGCCGTAGCCGGCGCGACAGGCTCGGCAGGCGCTTTCCAAACATTCGCGCCTTCGCCGCGGCTGACCTCACGGCGATCGCAGCGGCTGAGTCTGAAGTGCTCAAGGGCATCGGGGTGGGGCAGGCACTGAGATGGCAGGCGCGGGCCCGACTTCAATTGGACCCTGCAGCTCACCCCTACTCGGTCACGGAGTTGGAACTCCCATTCGGCGAGACGATCCTCTACTTCGACGTCGAGACCGACCCGATGCTCGATTTCTGCTACCTCCACGGATTCTGGGTGGTGGACGTGGCGGGTAAACGTTTCGTCGAGTTTCACGCGGCCGACGCAACTCGAGCGGAAGAGCGAAGCGCGTTCGCCAGTGCAGTCGACTTCGTCCGCTCGCTGCCCACCGCGCCGATCGTTCACTATGCGCCGTACGAGCGTGTGACTTGGCGTGGGCTGGGGGAGCGCTACCCTGATGTCGCCACCGCCGACGAGGCGCAGGCGCTCCTGTCGACACCTCGTGCGTTTGATCTCTATCACGGCGCGATCCGACCACACACGATCTGGCCTACGCGCGACTACTCGATCAAGTCAGTGGCGAAACACCTCGGGTTTTCGTGGCGCGACAGGCATCCATCAGGGGCCGCGAGTATTGAGTGGTTCCAAGCTTGGCTGAAGAGCGGTGACCCTGCCGAGCTCCAGCGAATCCTCGACTACAACGAGGATGACTGTCGGGCGATGGAGGTGGTGCTGGACGCGCTTCGGAAGCTTCCCGTTAAGACCCATTAG
- a CDS encoding GIY-YIG nuclease family protein: MSRAFSLRIFLPSGDPAGLRIVEKTNWTGHGLVVPRALFSEAKARAELDRAGVYLLVGESERGPMSRLYIGEGDPVRPRLESHARAKDFWTHAVVFTSKGDPLNKAQVQMLEARLVQLADKAKRCELENGNTPQPPSMSEAEVAEVEAFLDDVRLCLPAIGYTQIEVGAPKVAKAQRLFLKGRGIQAEGAETASGFVVFADSGATSDVAPSCPASLIELRDELLRNGALQARGEKWVLSTDYVFSSPSTAAGVLLGCSWNGLDAWMTTDGRTLKELREGSSD, translated from the coding sequence GTGAGTAGAGCGTTCTCGCTCCGAATCTTCCTGCCGAGCGGTGATCCTGCGGGGCTGCGCATCGTCGAAAAGACCAACTGGACCGGGCACGGTCTCGTGGTTCCGCGAGCGCTTTTCTCGGAGGCCAAGGCCCGCGCAGAACTGGATCGCGCCGGCGTCTACCTGCTAGTCGGCGAATCGGAGCGCGGCCCGATGAGCCGGCTGTACATCGGCGAAGGCGACCCCGTGAGGCCGAGGCTCGAGAGTCACGCGCGTGCGAAGGATTTCTGGACGCACGCTGTCGTCTTCACCAGCAAGGGCGACCCGCTCAACAAGGCGCAGGTGCAGATGCTCGAAGCGCGGCTCGTGCAACTCGCGGACAAGGCGAAGCGCTGCGAGCTGGAGAACGGCAATACGCCGCAGCCCCCATCGATGTCGGAAGCGGAGGTCGCCGAAGTCGAGGCGTTCCTCGATGACGTCCGGCTCTGCTTGCCTGCGATTGGGTACACCCAGATTGAGGTCGGCGCTCCCAAGGTTGCGAAAGCGCAGCGGCTGTTCTTGAAGGGACGCGGGATTCAGGCCGAAGGTGCGGAGACGGCGAGCGGTTTCGTTGTGTTCGCCGACTCCGGAGCCACCAGCGATGTGGCGCCGTCCTGTCCAGCATCTCTAATCGAGCTTCGCGATGAGCTGCTTCGAAATGGAGCGCTTCAAGCCCGCGGCGAAAAGTGGGTCCTTTCGACGGATTACGTTTTCTCTTCGCCGTCCACAGCTGCTGGCGTGTTACTCGGCTGCTCGTGGAACGGACTCGATGCATGGATGACGACCGACGGTCGAACGCTGAAGGAATTGCGGGAAGGAAGCAGCGACTGA
- a CDS encoding HNH endonuclease, which translates to MRGVILVTDHDWFQFLSRQPDLDEVNFWRPSDTRTPQQLKPGMPAIFKLRKQHGGWIVGWGLFAKHDVLPAWLAWDAFELKNGAASFADMRARIESLRRDRGGSTANAGDYDIGCLMLAQPVFLPRDSWIRPPEGWPENAVQGKSYDLESGEGARVWAECLAAGARHGHIADRERQQQTPADRYGEPVLIRPRLGQGIFRLSVTGAYERACAVTGEHSLPALEAAHIRPYGDGGAHEVANGLLLRSDIHRLFDKGYVGVTPDYRFVVSDRLRSDYSNGRSYYPLHDQEIRLPAALHEQPNAEWLEWHLAERFRG; encoded by the coding sequence ATGCGCGGCGTCATCCTCGTCACCGACCACGACTGGTTCCAGTTCCTCAGTCGCCAGCCCGACCTCGACGAGGTCAACTTCTGGCGGCCGAGCGACACGCGCACGCCTCAGCAGCTCAAGCCAGGCATGCCCGCGATCTTCAAGCTCCGCAAGCAGCACGGTGGCTGGATCGTGGGCTGGGGACTGTTCGCCAAACACGATGTGCTGCCGGCATGGCTCGCCTGGGACGCCTTCGAGCTGAAGAACGGCGCCGCGAGCTTCGCCGACATGCGGGCGCGCATTGAAAGTCTGCGCCGCGATCGCGGCGGCTCAACCGCTAACGCGGGCGACTACGACATCGGCTGCCTCATGCTGGCGCAGCCAGTCTTCCTGCCGCGCGACTCGTGGATCCGCCCGCCCGAGGGCTGGCCCGAGAATGCCGTGCAGGGGAAGTCATACGACCTCGAATCGGGCGAAGGCGCTCGCGTTTGGGCGGAATGCCTCGCGGCTGGCGCTCGGCATGGACACATCGCCGATCGCGAACGCCAGCAGCAAACGCCAGCCGATCGATACGGCGAACCCGTGCTCATTCGCCCGCGTCTCGGCCAGGGGATCTTTCGCCTGTCGGTCACCGGTGCTTACGAGCGTGCATGCGCGGTCACGGGGGAGCATTCGCTGCCCGCGCTCGAGGCCGCGCACATTCGGCCCTACGGCGACGGAGGCGCGCACGAGGTCGCGAACGGTCTGCTGCTTCGCAGCGACATACACCGACTCTTCGACAAGGGCTACGTCGGCGTGACGCCCGACTATCGCTTCGTGGTGAGCGATCGGCTGCGGAGCGACTATTCGAACGGGCGTAGCTACTACCCGCTGCATGACCAGGAGATCCGGCTGCCCGCCGCGCTTCACGAGCAGCCGAACGCGGAGTGGCTGGAGTGGCACCTGGCGGAGCGGTTCAGGGGCTAG